In Stenotrophomonas sp. 610A2, one DNA window encodes the following:
- a CDS encoding site-specific integrase, which produces MKQKRPHTDNSADHSRTVIPSENGGSVDGVERERNPIRQHGGTAPTAVCDIQTAATAHDVHPSPLCEAWTSKHEKKLERDKKYHERQGIASGKTWTLEADKYTRNVLADYPARELNTRTAGEYRRVYARLVSEGVTAWEKANSAQHWNKLRTACRWMMAEDARAWRVLSEQARKAGDIARAQECTAEAWRLAVALDEQFLAAGHPTWTDKARAMKASGQKPVDKSKRRTCAPAADIASCALLTRHQRDTRLAERHSERLAVLALTGCRPAELQAGVVIRLWHDSKGKQAIVLEIKGAKVNEQRGHAVRCLGFPVAGAGSAVQALAQLCAERGGRYTLTTTPADCRSLNRALQASGLSCYSFRHTIGSDLKEAIASGKSTPEKAAEVMGHRSTLSLSYYGSRSRSRSGRAIEARALNDVRVLPVSYEAKAEARIKAKANSMGMRFAPQPKPKPPRT; this is translated from the coding sequence ATGAAACAAAAACGTCCACACACCGACAACAGCGCTGACCATTCTCGGACGGTTATACCGTCCGAGAATGGGGGGAGTGTTGACGGGGTGGAGCGAGAGCGTAACCCCATAAGGCAACACGGGGGCACAGCCCCCACGGCGGTTTGTGACATACAAACCGCCGCAACTGCGCACGATGTTCACCCCTCACCCCTGTGTGAGGCGTGGACGAGTAAGCACGAAAAAAAACTAGAGCGCGATAAAAAATATCACGAGAGGCAGGGCATTGCGTCGGGTAAGACGTGGACACTTGAAGCCGACAAGTACACGCGGAACGTTCTCGCCGACTACCCAGCACGCGAACTCAACACAAGAACAGCGGGCGAATATCGGCGGGTCTATGCCCGCTTGGTCAGCGAAGGTGTTACCGCGTGGGAGAAAGCAAACAGCGCCCAGCACTGGAACAAACTGCGAACCGCCTGCCGTTGGATGATGGCGGAGGATGCGCGTGCGTGGCGTGTGCTGTCCGAGCAAGCGCGAAAAGCCGGAGACATTGCCCGCGCCCAAGAGTGCACGGCGGAAGCGTGGCGTTTGGCCGTTGCACTGGACGAACAATTTTTAGCCGCAGGTCATCCAACTTGGACAGACAAAGCGAGGGCAATGAAAGCGAGCGGCCAGAAGCCCGTAGACAAGTCCAAGAGGCGCACCTGTGCGCCTGCGGCCGATATTGCATCCTGCGCCCTACTAACCAGACATCAGCGGGACACGCGGCTGGCAGAACGGCACAGCGAGCGGCTGGCGGTGCTTGCGCTAACGGGTTGCCGCCCCGCCGAACTGCAAGCCGGCGTAGTGATTCGCTTATGGCACGACAGCAAAGGAAAACAAGCGATCGTGTTGGAAATCAAGGGCGCAAAGGTGAACGAGCAACGTGGGCACGCTGTGCGTTGTCTGGGCTTCCCCGTTGCAGGTGCTGGGAGCGCGGTGCAGGCGTTGGCGCAGTTGTGCGCCGAGCGTGGCGGACGCTACACCCTCACCACCACGCCTGCCGATTGCAGGAGCCTCAACCGTGCATTGCAAGCCAGCGGCCTGAGTTGCTACTCGTTTCGACATACGATTGGAAGTGATTTAAAAGAGGCCATAGCGAGCGGAAAATCCACACCAGAAAAGGCAGCAGAGGTAATGGGCCACCGATCCACTTTGTCCCTCTCCTATTACGGAAGCCGCAGCCGTTCTCGAAGCGGCAGGGCGATTGAGGCTAGGGCTTTGAACGATGTGAGAGTCTTACCTGTGTCATATGAAGCCAAAGCCGAAGCCCGTATCAAAGCAAAAGCTAATTCTATGGGTATGCGCTTTGCGCCCCAGCCGAAGCCGAAGCCTCCACGCACTTAG
- a CDS encoding site-specific integrase, with product MRIPHYLTRSPSGAYTFRLLVPRHLRDTLGRKVIKRSLHTNDLMTAQTSALSLYSQCRRLFGGQGMSKTLEELLASAQRAKRTDWALERDPFGNIIKMQADGPEDHRRFMEALEAVGHLSTSNAPPVSVAPIPPKATVAKVLTLGQAKELWLTAIEPATIPKTHTIKRTAITQFTAYVGADTKLPEIARPDVANFFQHLRNGNISTPTIVNKSSYLKHFFEWCSASGYYPEGTSPTVGQVSYKKREKRQRRKFRFKEFTAEQVQQLFDPANFATLPLSSRWAVVIGLYTGARVSEVGQLHLKDVAEVNGVLCFNLTDDGEHQHLKTDVSIRAVPVHPDLLALGFADYIKTVKAQGSKRVFPNAKDGVKNGAGNWITKAFGRYLQDQTKGWDKSKRGFHSLRKTFIQEMQGVGVASELRAQIVGHELDDEHHDTYSRDFTPSEKMSGVKSEDFNSAGMKAVTYGLKTKELRALLTHP from the coding sequence ATGCGCATTCCTCACTATCTGACACGCTCGCCCTCTGGTGCCTACACCTTCCGCTTGCTGGTGCCTCGTCACCTACGAGACACGCTAGGCCGAAAGGTCATCAAGCGCAGTCTGCACACCAACGACCTGATGACCGCGCAAACCTCTGCGCTCTCTCTGTACAGTCAATGCCGACGACTGTTTGGAGGGCAAGGGATGAGCAAGACGTTGGAGGAATTGCTGGCAAGTGCACAGCGCGCCAAACGCACGGATTGGGCGCTGGAACGCGACCCGTTCGGCAACATCATCAAGATGCAGGCCGATGGCCCCGAAGACCACAGGCGCTTTATGGAAGCGTTGGAGGCCGTGGGCCATTTGTCCACGTCCAACGCTCCACCCGTTTCCGTTGCCCCTATCCCTCCGAAGGCGACCGTTGCCAAGGTGCTGACACTGGGCCAAGCAAAAGAACTCTGGCTAACCGCCATCGAGCCGGCAACCATCCCTAAGACGCATACGATTAAACGCACGGCGATTACGCAATTCACCGCATACGTTGGCGCAGACACGAAACTGCCGGAGATTGCCCGGCCCGACGTGGCTAACTTCTTCCAGCATCTGCGCAACGGCAATATTTCAACGCCCACCATCGTCAACAAGTCCTCCTACCTCAAACACTTTTTTGAGTGGTGTTCGGCGTCTGGCTACTACCCAGAGGGCACGAGCCCAACGGTCGGACAAGTCAGTTACAAGAAACGCGAGAAGCGCCAACGCCGAAAATTTCGCTTCAAAGAATTCACGGCCGAACAGGTGCAACAACTGTTTGACCCTGCCAATTTTGCGACCTTGCCCCTTTCCAGCCGCTGGGCGGTAGTGATTGGCCTGTACACGGGGGCGCGCGTAAGCGAGGTAGGGCAACTGCATTTGAAAGACGTGGCAGAAGTGAACGGCGTGCTGTGCTTCAACCTCACCGATGACGGCGAGCACCAGCATCTGAAAACCGATGTATCAATTCGCGCCGTCCCCGTCCATCCCGACCTACTTGCGCTCGGCTTCGCCGACTACATCAAAACAGTGAAAGCGCAAGGCTCGAAGCGAGTTTTTCCCAATGCGAAAGACGGCGTAAAGAACGGCGCAGGCAACTGGATTACAAAAGCATTTGGGCGCTATCTGCAAGACCAGACAAAGGGCTGGGATAAATCCAAACGCGGGTTCCACTCCCTGCGCAAAACGTTCATCCAAGAGATGCAGGGCGTTGGCGTAGCATCTGAACTGCGTGCGCAAATCGTTGGGCACGAACTGGACGACGAACACCACGACACCTATTCCCGCGACTTCACCCCAAGCGAAAAAATGTCAGGAGTGAAATCCGAAGACTTCAATTCCGCAGGAATGAAGGCTGTGACCTACGGGCTGAAAACCAAAGAATTGCGGGCACTACTGACGCATCCCTAA